Below is a window of Camelina sativa cultivar DH55 chromosome 11, Cs, whole genome shotgun sequence DNA.
AAATATAATGCATAAGCAAATAAAAATCTCTAATTTGCAAAACGAGTTCTTCTGTTCCTGTAGGATATATTGATCAGTGTTCATAAGCAAAGGGGgatcataaaaacaaagaacttACCAGTAAATCATCACCATTCTTCTTAGCTTCCACAAGTGGTACACATAGTTTATCCGGGTTTCCGTATTGGATCTGCCAAAATCTTGACTATAAACATCTTAAActagaaagaaaactaaaatcataTAACTATGAAATGAACATGCTTACAGCAATAACTTGTGCATCCGCTATCAAGTATAAGAAATCAGCATCAACATCAAGCTGCAGATTTCAGAAACTTAACATATTAGAGACAGACTTGCTACGTCcataattgtttggattcaaaGAGCAGAAAGAGAAACAGAAAAGCTAGACCTCGGTGGCATTGAAGAGAGCTTTCACAGCCTTGTTGTTTACTTTAAGGCCTAGTTCCACTAATTTGTTAGTCTCTTGTAGGACAGCTTTACATTCCGGTCCAACCGACTCACCTATCTGCACGATAAGGGACAAAAATCTTGATACTATAAGCAACTGAACTCTGTATAAACGCACCCAACATGTCATTCACTCAAGTTTAATACCTGTTGATCATATTCAGCGTATTCGTAGACAGCACGAACAACTGCAGAACTAGCAAGGCTTCCACAGGTCAAATGAGGGAACTTAAGCCGGAACCAAGCACTCAGAGCTCCAGAATAAGACGCTCCAAAGAAGAACCACGGATTCTCAACATTCCCACTTCTATTGAACTTAACATTCAAAGAGTCCTGCATCCacaaacaaattctcaaaaacatGTTCATTGAATTATAGATGCAACCACTTCTATCTAGTCTAGAGCATAAAAACCACAAGAAAACAACTTGCCTGGTAATATNCATATTAGAGACAGACTTGCTACGTCcataattgtttggattcaaaGAGCAGAAAGAGAAACAGAAAAGCTAGACCTCGGTGGCATTGAAGAGAGCTTTCACAGCCTTGTTGTTTACTTTAAGGCCTAGTTCCACTAATTTGTTAGTCTCTTGTAGGACAGCTTTACATTCCGGTCCAACCGACTCACCTATCTGCACGATAAGGGACAAAAATCTTGATACTATAAGCAACTGAACTCTGTATAAACGCACCCAACATGTCATTCACTCAAGTTTAATACCTGTTGATCATATTCAGCGTATTCGTAGACAGCACGAACAACTGCAGAACTAGCAAGGCTTCCACAGGTCAAATGAGGGAACTTAAGCCGGAACCAAGCACTCAGAGCTCCAGAATAAGACGCTCCAAAGAAGAACCACGGATTCTCAACATTCCCACTTCTATTGAACTTAACATTCAAAGAGTCCTGCATCCacaaacaaattctcaaaaacatGTTCATTGAATTATAGATGCAACCACTTCTATCTAGTCTAGAGCATAAAAACCACAAGAAAACAACTTGCCTGGTAATATTGGCGGAAAGAAGCTAAATCGTTAAGGGCCTGTTTAGATGAAAGATACTTGAGTTTCTCAGTGGCTAATGAGTTAAAAGGTGAGCTCTTCCCGTAGTAACGATGCTCGAGTGAAACAATACCCGCTTCAAACTTCTTTGCTAACACCTGAATTACACGTTTTAATGATGTAACGCAATGCAACTTTAACAAATAATCAACATGCAATGAGAAAGATTGATCAATCAGAAATCTTACAGTTATATAGTCATTGGGGATCCCGTTACAAGGACCTTCGCCGCAGATCATCAGAAAGATAGGTCCGTCAGGAACCCGTAAATGGTCGAGATATTCATAGTATCGCTGTCTGAATTCCCGATGATCCTGAGATAAAATTAGAAACAATTCGAATTAAGGTAACTAGGATTTTGCAGCGAAATCTCAAATCCAAATACATAATCTAAGAAGTTTTCCCCATTTGAATCGATTTCCCAATTTCAATAACGTAAGAAGAACAGAAATTGAAATCGAAATCGAGATAGATCGATTACCGAAGGAGAGTAGTGATCTAGGGTTTGATTGAACCAGAGCTCATCCCTCGTCAAGTACTTGCTCCCTTCGGTCAAACCATGAGAAATCCTACGAGGTTGCAGTAATCCATCAGACAAATTCAAATAAGACAAGAGCACCGTGAAGATAGTGAGTACAGTGAAGCGAAGCTCCGACGACATATTTCGCCGTAAAGTTCTATCTAACGGGATGTTACGTGAAATTCTATCTCGGGTGAGAGCCAACTATCCTCACCGGCTAGATTACAACGGATTTATTGTACagcatcaaaatatttttttgtttagcatCTCCTTTACTAAATTAAGACTAGGTTCGTGCGggttatatttgtaaataatttttttgatacaaattttttggtttgaatttatGAAATAGTGATGGTTTCAtcagtaatttaaattttggaatGACCTAGGGGTCACAACGAAATAAAACATTAACCTCATTAATCAATGGTCAGTTAGATATCCATTAAACATATGAACtataaaaccaaatataaacatgtTCACAACGATTAAATCTTATATGAAACGACCAAAACCCgtttgaaacaaatataaatattttggaaaggaacgtaacaaatataaatattttgggAAAAGACGTAATATTTGTCTTATACATGGTCTCAAACTCTTATCGCATAACGAATATATTCCCGCACATACATGTAAGATAgtatttgtataaatatatttaatataatatttaaattcgAATTCATACCGGTTGagtatttagtttgatttttcgATTGGTTTCAAtctaatttattattgtttgtaatatttaaaacataatgatTTCACCAATATTTTATAACTCTGAACGATCCAACAATCAGACCACTATCAAAGTGAACCGGATTAATagttggttaaatttttattaaacttgtaaactgttataatttgatataaaatcGATAAAAACGAcacaaaaaatttgtattttagaTAGGAAACAGGATGGGACGAAacaaaaaattctgaaaatctCGTATGTAGCTAACATAAATATAAGTATAgattatagtatatttatatacatattgaatattagaatattacaaaattagttgattttttaatttttgttgttttggttcatCTATATTGGattacatttctttgttttttttttgttataacatacttttatgtgatttttgttattttaaatatttctatgctagataaattgaaaaacatgttttatattaaagaaatatgatttttttgttgttattaattTTAGAAGGTTTatcgaaaactaaaaataaaattggaaacCCTAAAGTTTAGCCACTTAGAGTCTTAGACCATCTTAGTTTTTTAGGTGCCTTAACATAAAtttaatcacaaaaataatattattataatataggTGTCTTAAAAACACTAACAAACTCCATTAAAATGTCTTCATGATGTCTCACATTCTCCATAAAAATTTGTCT
It encodes the following:
- the LOC104721151 gene encoding probable serine protease EDA2, which encodes MSSELRFTVLTIFTVLLSYLNLSDGLLQPRRISHGLTEGSKYLTRDELWFNQTLDHYSPSDHREFRQRYYEYLDHLRVPDGPIFLMICGEGPCNGIPNDYITVLAKKFEAGIVSLEHRYYGKSSPFNSLATEKLKYLSSKQALNDLASFRQYYQDSLNVKFNRSGNVENPWFFFGASYSGALSAWFRLKFPHLTCGSLASSAVVRAVYEYAEYDQQIGESVGPECKAVLQETNKLVELGLKVNNKAVKALFNATELDVDADFLYLIADAQVIAIQYGNPDKLCVPLVEAKKNGDDLLEAYAKYVREFCVGVFGLSSKTYSRKHLLDTAITSESADRLWWFQVCTEVAYFQVAPANDSIRSHQINTEYHLDLCKSLFGKGVYPEVDATNLYYGSDRIAATKIVFTNGSQDPWRHASKQTSSPDLPTYIITCHNCGHGSDLRGCPQSPMIIEGDSKNCSSPDAVNKVRQRIIEHIDLWLSECRGGIRSSM